The following are from one region of the Gryllotalpicola protaetiae genome:
- a CDS encoding MFS transporter has protein sequence MVTAVSELSEGSSPTSRPVHPLVLPVVLAGVFMTTLDFFIVNVAVPSMQEGLGASSAQIEWVLAGFGLAYGVGLITGGRLGDLYGRKSMFLLGLGLFTVASLLCGVAASAGMLIAARVVQGLASALLAPQVLAILGTLYTGAARARVFTGYGLAMGLAAVFGQLIGGALTHADIAGLGWRSCFLVNIPIGALIIVLAQALVPATPRVKARLDPAGILLVAAAITAIVLPLIQGRDAGWPVWAWLSLGAGAALFAVFVWQQRRLAERGGAPLVNVEMFHDRAFVVGLACQLVFWIGQASFFLVLALYLQSGRGLDALGAGVLFTAIGAGYLLTSMTAGRIARRLGRQVIAMGALLMVVGLALLSAAVIVGGDSASVGWLIPGLVVDGAGMGLAVAPLASTVLARMHPEYAGSASGVLSTALQIGNALGVALIGIVFYHGLAGAGYGVAFTHSLVFLLAIAAVLIALTQALPSGRDAR, from the coding sequence ATGGTGACCGCGGTCAGTGAATTGTCCGAAGGGTCCAGCCCGACTTCAAGGCCCGTGCATCCGCTGGTTCTGCCGGTGGTTCTCGCTGGTGTGTTCATGACGACGTTGGACTTCTTCATCGTGAATGTTGCCGTGCCTTCGATGCAGGAGGGACTAGGGGCTTCGTCGGCTCAGATCGAGTGGGTGCTGGCGGGGTTTGGGCTGGCCTATGGGGTCGGACTGATCACCGGCGGACGCCTGGGCGACCTGTACGGCAGGAAGAGCATGTTCCTGCTGGGGCTCGGACTCTTCACCGTCGCTTCTCTGCTGTGCGGCGTGGCCGCGAGCGCGGGGATGCTCATCGCGGCTCGCGTCGTCCAGGGGCTCGCCTCGGCTCTGCTGGCCCCGCAGGTGCTCGCAATCCTCGGCACCCTGTACACCGGGGCGGCGCGAGCGCGGGTGTTCACCGGCTACGGGCTCGCGATGGGCCTCGCCGCGGTGTTCGGCCAGCTGATCGGCGGTGCGCTCACCCACGCCGATATCGCAGGACTGGGCTGGCGCTCCTGCTTCCTCGTCAACATCCCGATCGGAGCACTGATCATCGTTCTGGCACAGGCGCTCGTGCCCGCGACACCACGGGTCAAAGCGCGGCTCGATCCGGCAGGGATTCTGTTGGTCGCCGCAGCCATTACCGCGATCGTGCTTCCGCTGATCCAGGGTCGTGACGCGGGCTGGCCGGTATGGGCCTGGCTGAGCCTGGGTGCTGGCGCGGCGCTGTTTGCGGTGTTCGTTTGGCAGCAGCGGCGACTCGCTGAGCGTGGCGGTGCCCCACTGGTGAATGTGGAAATGTTCCACGACCGGGCCTTCGTCGTCGGCCTGGCCTGTCAGCTGGTGTTTTGGATCGGCCAAGCTTCCTTCTTCCTGGTGCTTGCCCTGTACCTTCAGTCCGGTCGCGGTCTGGACGCTCTCGGCGCGGGCGTGCTCTTCACCGCGATCGGTGCAGGATATCTGCTGACTTCGATGACCGCGGGACGAATCGCCCGCCGACTGGGCCGCCAGGTCATCGCGATGGGCGCCTTGCTTATGGTTGTTGGCCTCGCCCTGCTCAGCGCAGCCGTCATCGTCGGCGGTGATTCCGCGTCGGTCGGCTGGCTCATCCCCGGACTCGTCGTGGACGGGGCAGGCATGGGTCTGGCAGTGGCACCGTTGGCATCCACCGTGCTGGCACGGATGCACCCCGAATATGCAGGATCCGCATCCGGAGTGCTGAGCACGGCTCTCCAGATCGGCAATGCGCTAGGCGTGGCACTGATCGGAATCGTCTTTTACCACGGCCTCGCCGGCGCAGGCTACGGCGTAGCTTTCACTCACAGCCTGGTCTTCCTCCTGGCCATCGCGGCCGTCCTGATCGCGCTGACCCAGGCACTACCCTCCGGAAGGGATGCCCGATGA
- a CDS encoding transcriptional regulator — MIARLGTHLELVPREQNELLLAAGFAPAFTALALESEEMASVRAALRRIVTANEPFPAHVVDRGWNIVESNAGFGIFSLDADPFLLEAPVNALRLALHPKGMRPRILNFGEWSHSLLARLGRRVTLTGDPALAALYREVVGYAPHDPGQTDDAPELMVPLRIRYRDDELALFCTIATFGTPLDVTVSELAIETFLPADPETTAILQRLDHQENRARSS, encoded by the coding sequence ATGATCGCCCGGCTCGGCACGCATCTCGAACTGGTGCCGCGGGAGCAGAACGAGCTGCTCCTCGCTGCGGGCTTTGCGCCGGCATTCACTGCGCTTGCGTTGGAGAGTGAGGAGATGGCCTCCGTGCGAGCAGCCTTGCGTCGTATCGTGACCGCCAACGAACCCTTTCCTGCGCACGTTGTCGATCGCGGCTGGAACATCGTGGAATCCAACGCCGGTTTCGGCATCTTTAGCCTTGACGCTGACCCATTCCTGCTCGAAGCACCCGTAAACGCGCTGCGCCTGGCCCTCCACCCGAAAGGAATGCGTCCACGCATCCTCAATTTCGGCGAATGGAGCCACTCGCTGCTGGCCAGACTGGGCCGTCGCGTCACACTCACCGGAGATCCCGCCTTGGCCGCACTGTACAGAGAGGTCGTAGGCTACGCCCCGCATGATCCCGGACAAACCGATGACGCTCCCGAACTGATGGTGCCTTTACGCATCCGCTACCGTGACGATGAGCTGGCCTTGTTCTGCACCATTGCGACCTTCGGAACTCCGCTGGATGTCACCGTGTCCGAGCTGGCTATCGAGACTTTCCTCCCTGCGGACCCCGAGACCACCGCCATACTTCAACGGCTCGATCACCAAGAGAATCGGGCCCGGAGTAGTTGA
- a CDS encoding class I SAM-dependent methyltransferase translates to MLDVGCGVGSFAIQLAGRAEKVDALDRSAEMIDQACHRAPDNVECVLADILTDPLPADGYDAIFSISALHHMSLPDVLPKLAAALRPGGVLAAIALPRPDLAHELHVEIAAAVGYRALGTLFAARRALRRVGGFPKSDDQSMPVEMYPPLTTREAAAQVAMLLPGARVRRLLYWRYLLLWHKPGNPADLSSR, encoded by the coding sequence GTGCTGGACGTCGGCTGTGGCGTCGGCTCGTTCGCCATCCAACTGGCCGGGCGCGCCGAGAAGGTCGACGCTCTCGACCGTTCCGCAGAGATGATCGATCAAGCCTGCCACCGGGCGCCCGACAACGTCGAGTGCGTCCTGGCCGACATCCTCACCGACCCGTTGCCCGCTGACGGCTACGACGCGATTTTCTCGATCAGCGCTCTGCATCACATGTCCCTGCCGGACGTCCTGCCGAAGCTGGCGGCTGCTTTGCGGCCGGGTGGTGTCCTTGCCGCCATCGCCCTCCCTCGACCGGACCTCGCCCACGAGCTTCATGTCGAGATCGCGGCCGCGGTCGGATATCGCGCGCTCGGCACGCTGTTCGCAGCCCGGCGGGCGCTGCGGCGCGTGGGCGGGTTCCCCAAGAGCGACGACCAGTCGATGCCGGTCGAGATGTACCCGCCGCTGACCACCCGAGAAGCTGCGGCCCAGGTCGCGATGCTCCTGCCCGGCGCACGCGTGCGGCGGCTCCTCTACTGGCGCTACCTGCTGCTCTGGCACAAACCCGGCAATCCAGCAGACCTCTCATCGAGGTGA
- a CDS encoding ATP-binding protein — protein MTGQDEGRLHTAVLVGPEGERRRHRKARQKAATRIETTARDTRRAEAKARWETEQAERRNTTYLPAGGESGAAALRTPGWLRLPKHQDTSATLAGQYPFLAEGGLGSAGVFVGQDLYSGGSFVYDPWVLYQQGLITAPNVVLAGIVGSGKSSLAKSLYTRSLPFGRRVYVPGDPKGEHTAVAEAVGGKAIVLGHGLSNRLNPLDEGHRPSAVSDAEWAMQVASRRRDLIGALAETVLDRVLSPLEHTAIDLALQDAVRSAEVPILPMVVDRILAPNHEDDEDGRLAEDGRLVGHALRRLVAGDLQGLFDGPSTVRFDPSLPMVSLDLSRVAENSTLISVLMTCSSAWMESALSDPNGGQRWVIYDEAWRLMAYPSLLRRMDAQWRLARHFGIANMLIFHKLSDLDNVGDQGSAMRALASSLLANAETRIVYRQEADQLGSTATALGLTGTEQKLLPSLGTGQGLWRIKDRSFVVQHQLHPAELTAFDTTTRMTSDSRKLTNRET, from the coding sequence GTGACCGGGCAGGATGAGGGGCGTCTGCATACGGCGGTGCTGGTCGGCCCAGAGGGTGAGCGCCGACGGCATCGCAAAGCTCGCCAGAAAGCTGCCACCCGGATCGAGACCACCGCCCGCGACACACGGAGGGCGGAGGCGAAAGCGAGGTGGGAGACGGAGCAGGCCGAGCGCCGAAACACCACCTACCTCCCCGCTGGTGGCGAGTCCGGTGCTGCCGCGTTGCGGACTCCGGGGTGGCTGCGGCTTCCGAAGCACCAGGACACGTCCGCGACCCTCGCCGGGCAGTACCCGTTCCTGGCCGAGGGGGGCCTCGGCTCGGCCGGCGTGTTCGTCGGCCAGGACCTCTACTCCGGCGGGAGTTTTGTCTACGACCCGTGGGTGCTCTACCAGCAAGGCCTCATCACCGCCCCCAACGTCGTCCTCGCAGGGATTGTCGGCTCCGGCAAGTCCTCCCTCGCGAAGTCCCTCTACACCCGCTCGCTGCCGTTCGGCCGGCGCGTCTACGTCCCCGGCGATCCCAAGGGCGAGCACACCGCCGTTGCCGAAGCGGTCGGCGGGAAAGCGATCGTCCTGGGGCATGGCCTATCGAACCGCCTGAACCCGCTCGATGAGGGCCACCGCCCCTCGGCCGTGTCGGATGCGGAGTGGGCAATGCAGGTCGCCTCCCGCCGCCGAGACCTCATCGGCGCCCTGGCGGAGACCGTGCTGGATCGTGTGCTGTCGCCGTTGGAGCACACCGCGATCGACCTCGCCCTCCAAGACGCGGTCAGGTCTGCGGAGGTGCCGATCCTGCCGATGGTCGTCGACCGCATCCTGGCCCCCAACCATGAGGATGACGAAGACGGTCGACTCGCCGAAGACGGCCGTCTCGTCGGCCATGCCCTGCGCCGCCTCGTGGCCGGCGACTTGCAAGGGCTGTTCGACGGTCCCTCCACGGTGAGGTTCGACCCGTCACTGCCGATGGTGTCGCTGGACCTGTCCCGCGTCGCCGAGAACAGCACCTTGATCTCGGTGCTGATGACGTGCTCGTCCGCGTGGATGGAATCGGCGCTGTCGGACCCGAACGGCGGGCAGCGGTGGGTGATCTACGACGAAGCCTGGCGCCTCATGGCCTACCCTTCCCTGCTGCGCCGCATGGATGCACAGTGGCGGCTCGCCCGGCACTTCGGGATCGCGAACATGCTGATCTTCCACAAGCTCTCCGACCTCGACAATGTGGGCGACCAGGGCTCCGCCATGAGAGCCCTGGCGTCTTCGCTGCTGGCAAACGCGGAGACCCGGATCGTCTACCGGCAGGAAGCCGACCAGCTCGGCTCCACCGCTACCGCCCTCGGGCTGACCGGCACCGAGCAGAAGCTCCTCCCCAGCCTCGGCACCGGACAAGGGCTGTGGCGGATCAAGGACCGTTCTTTCGTCGTGCAGCACCAGCTCCACCCCGCCGAGCTGACCGCGTTCGACACCACCACCCGCATGACCTCGGATTCCCGTAAGCTCACGAATCGTGAAACCTGA
- a CDS encoding SCO6880 family protein, whose amino-acid sequence MVTTTHTEYPLSPVQFSRLTRRGIMLGLSLPQLIVLGIAILTVVASLYTSGGMGLAWTSPVWAGAALLAVIPAGGRKLIEWVPILTRWTARTYLGQLIYRRRVIRPRPAGTLALPGDAAPLREWEDPETGAAMVHDPHAQTLTVILGVSHPAFVLLDPGEQQRRVSGWGRVLAAACRSGRIARIQVSERTLPDSGTGLAEWWRTHGTDDGSWAATTYAELIDRAGPAGERHATTISLALDMKNSARQIRTSGGGIRGAAAVLRQEMTTLSTALRAAELTSTGWLTPGEVAVILRGAYDPAAAPALERHGDLGRDLATAGPVAVTETWDRLRSDSAFHAVLWITEWPRSQVYPGFLAPLVLSNGILRTLALHYTPVRADQAARDLRKKKTELISDATQRRKIGQIDDAASSAELDDVLQQEADLTAGHGVLRVSGLVSVSAPTVDELDAAVAAVEQAAIQASCETRRLVGQQAAAFTAAALPLCRPV is encoded by the coding sequence ATGGTCACCACCACGCACACCGAGTACCCGTTGTCGCCGGTGCAGTTCTCCCGCCTCACCCGCCGCGGGATCATGCTCGGCCTGTCGTTGCCGCAACTGATCGTCCTCGGCATCGCGATCCTCACCGTCGTCGCCTCCCTCTACACGAGCGGCGGCATGGGCCTGGCCTGGACGTCCCCGGTCTGGGCCGGCGCCGCCCTCCTCGCGGTGATCCCGGCAGGGGGCAGGAAGCTGATCGAGTGGGTGCCCATCCTGACCCGCTGGACTGCGCGCACCTATCTGGGCCAGCTCATCTACCGGCGCCGGGTCATCCGCCCGCGCCCGGCCGGCACCCTCGCCCTGCCGGGAGATGCGGCGCCGCTGCGGGAATGGGAGGACCCGGAGACGGGGGCGGCGATGGTCCACGACCCGCACGCGCAGACCCTTACCGTCATCCTCGGCGTCTCCCACCCGGCGTTCGTGCTCCTGGACCCCGGTGAGCAGCAACGCCGCGTCTCCGGCTGGGGACGTGTCCTGGCCGCCGCGTGCCGGTCAGGGCGGATCGCCCGCATCCAAGTCAGTGAGCGGACCCTGCCGGATTCGGGGACGGGGTTGGCGGAGTGGTGGCGCACCCACGGGACCGACGACGGCTCCTGGGCCGCGACCACCTACGCCGAACTCATCGACCGTGCCGGCCCCGCCGGGGAACGCCACGCGACCACGATCAGCCTCGCCCTGGACATGAAGAACAGCGCCCGGCAGATCAGAACCTCCGGCGGCGGCATACGCGGCGCTGCCGCCGTGCTGCGGCAGGAGATGACCACCCTGAGCACGGCGCTCCGCGCGGCAGAGCTCACCTCGACCGGGTGGCTCACCCCTGGCGAGGTCGCCGTCATCCTCCGCGGAGCGTACGACCCCGCCGCAGCCCCCGCCCTGGAACGCCACGGCGACCTCGGCCGCGACCTTGCCACCGCCGGTCCAGTGGCGGTCACCGAGACCTGGGACCGCCTGCGATCCGACAGCGCCTTCCATGCGGTGCTGTGGATCACCGAATGGCCCCGCTCACAGGTCTACCCAGGGTTCCTCGCCCCGCTCGTGCTGTCCAACGGCATCCTCCGCACCCTCGCCCTGCACTACACCCCGGTACGCGCCGACCAGGCGGCGAGGGACCTGCGGAAGAAGAAGACCGAACTCATCTCCGACGCGACCCAACGCCGCAAGATCGGGCAAATCGACGACGCCGCCTCCAGTGCGGAGCTCGATGACGTGCTGCAACAGGAGGCGGACCTGACCGCCGGGCACGGCGTCCTCCGTGTCTCCGGCCTCGTCTCCGTGTCCGCCCCGACCGTGGACGAGCTCGACGCCGCGGTGGCCGCAGTCGAGCAGGCCGCGATCCAAGCCTCCTGCGAGACCCGCCGCCTCGTCGGCCAGCAAGCGGCCGCGTTCACCGCCGCCGCCCTGCCGCTGTGCCGGCCCGTCTGA
- a CDS encoding conjugal transfer protein TrbL produces the protein MSVCDVPVISSVCDAVGEGTASLIAAPFDWLGQATAGAAAWLFEAVWTVFDTTTLVDVTSAEYVGVYNVLFGVAIFVMLVFFCLQLITGLIHRDPTALSRAALGLAKSVLGSFLVITLTALLLEVTDQLAVGIVQATGNTMEGMGTQIGLLATGLAGINIAAPGVGAILTIFLAGLAISAAAIVWFSLLIRKALLLVAIVFGPIALAGATWDATKGWFAKWAAFVIALIFSKLVLVVIFLVAIGQVSAPIEADLASISDPIAGVVLMFIAAFAPYITYKFLSFVGFDMYHAMSSEQEAKSALNRPVPVPGAPKGDSAKKVLDGGGDTGGKPSGGTGGGGGSTPPPVGGPAASGGAGATGTVGGAAASSGGGAGAGAGAGASAGAGAAAGPVGAAVVVGGAVVKGAATAGSKAGAAVGGAAENHAGAAGEQASPPPVPPTQGTPAPSSRPAPSAPPAAPSQGSSSRRSDPPPPPSSKPSGKE, from the coding sequence GTGAGCGTGTGCGATGTCCCGGTCATCTCCTCCGTCTGCGACGCCGTGGGCGAGGGCACGGCGTCGTTGATCGCGGCGCCGTTCGACTGGCTCGGCCAGGCGACGGCCGGGGCGGCTGCCTGGCTGTTCGAGGCGGTCTGGACCGTGTTCGACACCACCACCCTGGTCGATGTCACCAGCGCCGAGTACGTCGGGGTCTACAACGTGCTGTTCGGCGTCGCGATCTTCGTGATGCTCGTGTTCTTCTGCCTCCAACTCATCACCGGCCTCATCCACCGCGACCCCACCGCCCTGTCCCGCGCCGCCCTGGGGCTCGCCAAAAGCGTGCTCGGCAGCTTCCTCGTCATCACCCTGACCGCGCTGCTGCTGGAAGTCACCGACCAGCTCGCGGTCGGGATCGTGCAGGCCACCGGGAACACGATGGAAGGAATGGGGACCCAGATCGGGCTCCTCGCCACCGGCCTTGCCGGGATCAACATCGCCGCGCCCGGTGTCGGCGCGATCCTGACCATCTTCCTCGCCGGCCTCGCCATCTCCGCGGCCGCGATCGTCTGGTTCAGTCTCCTCATCCGCAAGGCGCTGCTGCTGGTCGCGATCGTGTTCGGCCCCATCGCCCTGGCCGGGGCGACGTGGGATGCCACCAAGGGCTGGTTCGCCAAGTGGGCCGCATTCGTGATCGCCCTCATCTTCTCCAAGCTCGTCCTCGTCGTGATCTTCCTCGTGGCGATCGGGCAAGTCTCCGCCCCCATCGAAGCGGACCTCGCCTCCATCAGCGACCCGATCGCCGGGGTGGTGCTGATGTTCATCGCCGCGTTCGCGCCGTACATCACCTACAAGTTCCTGTCCTTCGTCGGCTTCGACATGTACCACGCCATGTCCAGCGAGCAGGAGGCGAAGTCCGCACTGAACCGGCCCGTCCCCGTCCCGGGCGCGCCCAAGGGCGACAGCGCCAAGAAGGTGCTTGACGGCGGCGGTGACACCGGCGGCAAGCCCAGCGGCGGAACTGGCGGAGGGGGCGGGTCGACGCCGCCGCCTGTGGGTGGCCCGGCGGCATCGGGCGGTGCCGGAGCGACCGGAACTGTCGGGGGCGCTGCCGCGTCATCCGGCGGAGGAGCCGGAGCCGGAGCGGGGGCGGGGGCCAGCGCGGGTGCTGGTGCGGCCGCGGGGCCTGTCGGGGCGGCGGTCGTCGTCGGCGGTGCAGTGGTCAAGGGTGCCGCGACCGCCGGGTCGAAGGCCGGTGCCGCTGTCGGCGGTGCCGCAGAGAACCATGCCGGCGCCGCGGGCGAACAAGCATCCCCGCCGCCGGTTCCACCCACCCAGGGCACACCCGCGCCGTCGTCACGCCCGGCACCCTCCGCCCCGCCCGCTGCGCCGTCGCAGGGGTCGTCGTCGCGGAGGTCGGACCCGCCGCCGCCTCCGTCCTCGAAGCCGTCCGGGAAGGAATGA
- a CDS encoding DUF6112 family protein: MIDIDPNSSGLPGIEQLRIIVGAVMTVGLILSVLALIISAIVWGFGANSSNPHLASRGKVGVLVSCGAAIICGAAVTLINFFWGVGQAV, from the coding sequence GTGATCGACATCGACCCCAACAGCTCGGGACTTCCCGGTATCGAGCAGCTACGCATCATCGTCGGCGCCGTGATGACCGTCGGCCTCATCCTCAGTGTCCTCGCCCTGATCATCTCGGCGATCGTGTGGGGGTTCGGCGCCAACTCCTCCAACCCGCACCTCGCCAGCCGCGGCAAGGTCGGTGTCCTCGTCTCGTGCGGGGCGGCGATCATCTGCGGTGCTGCGGTGACGCTGATCAACTTCTTCTGGGGCGTCGGGCAGGCCGTCTGA
- a CDS encoding NUDIX hydrolase, translating into MGIVLAASAVITDDAGRVLLVLRGTEPEKGRWSIPGGSVEPGETLAEAAARETFEETGLRVSVGRELWCVTIPAGDERMFEVHDFAATVTGGELASGDDADDARWVTAAELDQLPVTANLADYLRGAGILT; encoded by the coding sequence GTGGGAATCGTTCTGGCCGCCAGCGCCGTCATCACCGACGACGCGGGACGTGTGCTGCTCGTGCTGCGCGGCACCGAGCCGGAGAAAGGCCGCTGGTCGATCCCCGGCGGCAGCGTCGAGCCCGGCGAAACCCTGGCTGAAGCGGCCGCGCGGGAGACGTTCGAGGAAACCGGGCTGCGGGTGTCGGTAGGGCGTGAGCTGTGGTGCGTGACGATCCCGGCCGGCGACGAGCGAATGTTCGAGGTGCACGACTTCGCCGCCACCGTCACCGGCGGCGAGCTGGCATCGGGCGACGACGCGGACGACGCCCGCTGGGTCACCGCCGCCGAGCTCGACCAGCTCCCGGTGACGGCGAACCTTGCCGACTACCTGCGCGGCGCCGGCATCCTCACCTGA
- a CDS encoding DUF6112 family protein, whose product MDVFPDFGGVGGAAELRSIVGALLMFVLIIAVLMLIVCAIVWAVASSSGNHQAATKARTGLLVSVGAAALAGAGVAWVNFLLGVGEQL is encoded by the coding sequence ATGGACGTGTTTCCCGACTTCGGCGGCGTCGGCGGTGCCGCAGAGCTGCGCTCCATCGTCGGGGCACTGCTGATGTTCGTCCTCATCATCGCCGTGCTCATGCTCATCGTCTGCGCGATCGTGTGGGCGGTCGCCTCGTCCAGCGGCAACCACCAGGCCGCGACAAAGGCCCGCACCGGCCTGCTCGTCTCGGTCGGCGCCGCCGCTCTTGCCGGTGCCGGGGTGGCGTGGGTGAACTTCCTCCTCGGCGTCGGCGAACAACTCTGA